A window of Nasonia vitripennis strain AsymCx chromosome 3 unlocalized genomic scaffold, Nvit_psr_1.1 chr3_random0004, whole genome shotgun sequence contains these coding sequences:
- the LOC116416661 gene encoding uncharacterized protein LOC116416661, translating into MQTNGNHSIEFNDAVIKESKSVKYLGMILDNTLSWNEHAEYIIAKSTKQLNILKFLRGTWWGGHPKVLKQSYLSLIRSSLEYGLFLTHIKNSNLRSKIQKIKNQAIRLALGYRRSTPINVMHSESKIPHFNDRIRYLSDNFILKLIAHDTPLKQKIENLSITIANNDRLNIKNNFPIIRSYNEIKSLVQNKIQRHLHPIPYDYTYEAIVEQPDINVTSGLHIKKSANPPQEFEKIFNDTIITQYTIFTDASKMKNQEYTGLAMFIPSNNQAYQFKIHTEASIFTAEGLAIFLSLNNIINSNFKRAYIFTDSLSILSALKDYTPNKSRNTSHIILDIKTLLNKCSQENIKVTLIWIPAHVNIKYNETVDSLAKNAIKDGTNTIYLLPFSDFGDKIKQKLILNTQQLITDQGTYKGTHYFDHYYKDNEAKPWFTKINLPREHITTINRIRSNHYNLSASLFRKNIIQSPTCECGYESENIDHILWDCPRFSNQRYSLIINKLNHYHSKKKKNTPKDTTSLLKNPNEKPARIITEYLKRCNLQI; encoded by the coding sequence ATGCAGACAAATGGAAACCACTCGATCGAATTCAATGATGCTGTAATAAAAGAATCTAAATCAGTAAAATATCTGGGTATGATATTAGATAATACTCTTTCCTGGAATGAACATGCCGAATATATTATAGCCAAATCCACGAAACAACTTAATATTCTCAAATTCCTACGTGGTACATGGTGGGGAGGTCACCCTAAAGTATTGAAGCAGAGTTATCTTTCACTAATTAGAAGCTCTCTAGAATATGGACTATTTTTAACTCACATAAAGAACTCAAATCTAAGaagtaaaattcaaaaaatcaaaaatcaagcaaTTCGATTGGCTTTAGGCTACCGAAGATCCACACCCATCAATGTTATGCACTCAGAATCGAAAATACCACACTTCAATGACCGTATACGATACCTTTCAGACAACTTTATTCTGAAACTAATAGCTCATGATACAccgctaaaacaaaaaatagaaaatctTAGTATTACAATAGCTAACAATGACAGacttaatattaaaaataattttcctaTAATCAGATcatataatgaaataaaatctTTAGTCCAAAACAAAATTCAAAGACATCTTCATCCAATTCCCTATGATTACACATATGAAGCAATAGTGGAACAACCAGATATTAACGTAACTTCTGGACTACACATAAAAAAATCAGCTAACCCACCCCAAGAATTTGAGAAAATATTCAACGATACCATAATCACTCAGTACACAATCTTCACTGATGcatcgaaaatgaaaaatcaagaatACACAGGACTGGCAATGTTTATCCCATCAAATAATCAAGCCTACCAGTTCAAAATACATACAGAAGCATCAATCTTTACAGCTGAAGGTTTAGCAATTTTTCTGTCGTTAAACAACATCATAAACTCCAATTTCAAAAGAGCTTACATCTTTACTGATTCACTGAGTATCTTGAGTGCACTGAAAGATTATACGCCAAATAAATCTAGGAACACTTCTCATATAATACTTGACATTAAAACCTTGCTAAACAAATGTTcacaagaaaatataaaagtcACTTTAATTTGGATTCCAGCACATGTCAACATAAAGTATAATGAAACAGTAGATTCACTCGCAAAAAATGCTATAAAAGATGGAACTAACACTATCTACCTTCTACCTTTCTCAGACTTTGGTGATAAGATTAAACAAAAACTCATCTTAAACACTCAACAGCTCATAACAGATCAAGGAACCTATAAAGGCACACACTATTTCGATCACTATTACAAAGACAACGAAGCAAAACCATGGTTCACAAAGATAAACCTACCAAGAGAACATATAACCACCATCAACCGTATAAGATCAAATCATTACAATCTGTCGGCAAGTCTATTTAGGAAAAACATAATTCAATCTCCAACATGTGAATGTGGCTATGAATCTGAAAACATTGACCATATACTATGGGATTGTCCCAGATTTTCAAATCAAAGATACTCACTTATTATCAACAAACTCAACCACTACcactcaaaaaaaaagaagaatacaCCAAAAGATACAACATCACTGCTAAAAAatccaaatgaaaaaccagcaAGAATAATTACTGAATACTTGAAACGCTGCAATCTACAAATTTGA
- the LOC100118066 gene encoding LARGE xylosyl- and glucuronyltransferase 1 isoform X1 translates to MVRPWVGWLCILLFISMVFYLYLSINAPIIRNPYLASKTLDVSKNRDLQKTFYHVNPLNHGELFVSNKAKDCSTIHIAIVCAGYNSTVTLVTTVKSILFYRTKPLHFHIMVDEIALKTLNVLFTTWDIPHVAVSYYKAEEWIPKVAWIPNKHYSGVYGLLKLILPDAIRESKIIVLDTDVTVLNDVTLLWELFNNFNQEQVLGLVENQSNWYIKPSLYSTRPWPALGRGFNSGVMLMDLQKLRAKSFAKLWEHTAAVVLKDILETSLADQDIINAVIKNNPKFVYTIDCIWNVQLSDHALSENCYSNADQLNIIHWNSPRKQNVRHKYTHDFRKMHQVFLELDGNLLRRRLFGCQTNDEASQLNERDLCFKFKEGATIIYRTHTFFLEFEYNIVNSADILLATQCSIERVALLEELAKHWPGVISIALYLSDNEVQSFLDFVQNSEELRNRKNIAYHIVYKEGEFYPVNYLRNVAMTHITLPYIFQIDIDFLPQIGLHRILMNYIIQLNSSELQQIALVIPAFETQRYRFTYPSSKADLLKYWDHGVLYTFRYHVWPQGHAPTNFSVYRNATEPYEISWEPDFEPYIVVLRSAPTYDTRFIGFGWNKVSYITHLTALGYRYIVLPDTFIIHRPHAPSRDIGKFRTDALYRRCLKKLKDTFVQDLLGKYGDTAMTNLKKMFLTKEEKNHQNVTNQRSLRSIRQSISILYTPVP, encoded by the exons ATGGTACGACCATGGGTAGGATGGCTCTGTATCctactttttatttcgatgGTATTCTATTTATATCTATCAATAAATG CACCAATCATACGAAATCCATATTTAGCCTCAAAGACTTTGGATGTGTCGAAAAATAGAGACCTACAGAAGACTTTTTATCACGTTAATCCATTAAATCATGGAGAACTCTTTGTTAGCAATAAA GCAAAAGATTGTTCTACAATTCATATTGCCATAGTATGCGCTGGCTACAATTCTACAGTCACTTTAGTGACTactgtaaaatcaattttattttatcgtaCCAAACCTTTACATTTTCATATAATGGTAGATGAGATTGCTTTAAAAACTCTTAATGTTCTTTTTACCACTTGGGACATCCCACATG TTGCAGTGTCGTATTATAAAGCTGAAGAATGGATTCCTAAAGTAGCATGGATTCCAAATAAACATTATTCAGGAGTTTATGGGTTACTAAAGTTGATTCTACCTGATGCAATACGAGAAAGCAAAATAATAGTTTTAGATACAGATGTAACAGTTCTCAATGATGTTACTTTACTTTGGGAGTTATTCAACAATTTCAATCAAGAACAAGTCTTGGGATTGGTTGAAAATCAAAGTAACTGGTACATAAAACCTTCTCTTTATAGTACACGTCCTTGGCCAGCTTTAGGAAGAGGCTTCAATTCAGGAGTTATGCTGATGGATTTACAGAAATTACGTGCCAAAAGTTTTGCTAAATTGTGGGAACATACAGCTGCAGTAGTTTTAAAAGATATATTAGAAACTAGTTTAGCTGACCAAGATATTATTAACGCAGTTATTAAAAACAACCCCAAGTTTGTTTATACAATAGATTGTATATGGAATGTTCAACTAAGTGATCATGCATTGAGTGAAAATTGTTATAGTAATGCTGATCAATTAAAT attatccATTGGAATTCTCCAAGAAAACAAAATGTTAGACACAAGTATACACATGACTTTAGGAAAATGCATCAGGTTTTTCTAGAACTTGATGGAAATTTATTAAGAAGACGATTGTTTGGTTGTCAAACAAATGACGAAGCAAGTCAG CTTAATGAGCGAGATCTATGTTTCAAATTCAAAGAAGGAGCAACGATAATATATAGAACACACACTTTCTTTCTTGAGTTTGAATACAACATTGTCAATTCAGCTGACATTCTACTGGCCACACAATGTAGTATTGAAAGAGTGGCACTTTTGGAAGAACTAGCCAAACACTGGCCTGGGGTAATAAGTATTGCTCTCTACCTATCTGATAATGAAGTACAAAGTTTCCTGGATTTTGTGCAAAATTCTGAAGAATTgagaaatcgaaaaaatataGCATATCATATTGTTTATAAAGAAGGg gAATTTTATCCCGTCAATTATTTGAGAAATGTTGCCATGACACACATTACTCTTCcatatatatttcaaatagACATTGACTTTCTACCTCAAATTGGATTGCAtagaattttaatgaattatatCATCCAGTTGAATTCCTCAGAACTTCAGCAAATTGCTCTTGTCATTCCTGCTTTTGAAACTCAGAGATACAG GTTCACTTATCCTTCATCAAAAGCAgatcttttaaaatattgggATCACGGAGTATTATATACATTTCGCTATCATGTATGGCCTCAAGGGCATGCACCAACTAATTTCTCTGTTTACCGAAATGCAACAGAACCTTATGAAATTTCTTGGGAGccggattttgaaccttaCATCGTCGTTTTGAGATCTGCGCCTACTTACGATACAAGGTTTATTGGTTTTGGATGGAATAAAGTATCCTATATAACGCATTTGACAGCTTTAGGTTATAG GTACATCGTCTTGCCAGACACATTCATAATTCATCGGCCACACGCTCCGAGTCGCGATATCGGAAAATTTAGAACAGACGCTTTATACAGAAG GtgcttgaaaaaattgaaggaTACGTTTGTTCAAGATCTGCTGGGAAAATACGGAGACACGGCCATGacaaatttaaagaaaatgtttCTTACCAAAGAAGAAAAGAATCATCAGAATGTCACAAACCAAAGATCTCTTCGGAGCATAAGACAATCGATTAGTATTCTGTATACACCCGTGCCTTAA
- the LOC100680468 gene encoding THO complex subunit 3, with translation MAPQSSVEELITYFKTHNKVREQQSHTAKVHSVGWNCDGKLLASGSFDKCVCIFSLSPDRLKLETTFRGHGGSVDQLCWHASNPELLSTASGDKTVRIWDTRTQKCTANISTKGENINISWSPDGNTIAVGNKEDLVTFIDARAMKIKVEEQFNFEVNEISWNKDSDTFYLTNGQGCVHILSYPSLELLHVIKAHPGTCICIEFDPTGRYFATGSADALVSLWDADELCCLRTFSRLDWPVRTISFSHDGRLLAAASEDLVIDIGEVESGEKVTDIPVEAATFTVAWHPKQYLLAYACDDKDNYDRKRDAGSLKVFGFPNES, from the exons ATGGCACCACAAAGTAGCGTGGAAGAgttaataacttattttaaaactcACAATAAAGTTCGCGAACAACAAAGTCACACGGCAAAAGTTCACAGCGTCGGGTGGAATTGCGATGGGAAGCTTTTGGCATCCGGCTCATTTGACAAATGCGTCTGTatattctctctttcgccGGATCGTTTG AAATTAGAAACAACATTCCGAGGACATGGAGGAAGTGTTGATCAGCTCTGTTGGCATGCATCGAACCCAGAACTTTTATCAACAGCAAGTGGAGACAAAACAGTTCGAATTTGGGATACAAGGACACAAAAATGTACAGCCAACATAAGTACAAAAGGAGAAAATATCAATATCTCCTGGTCTCCAGATGGCAATACCATTGCAGTGGGTAACAAAGAAGATTTAGTCACGTTTATAGATGCAAGAGCTATGAAAATCAAAGTAGAAGagcaatttaattttgaagtaaatgAAATATCTTGGAACAAAGATTCCGACACTTTTTATCTAACAAATGGTCAAGGTTGTGTACACATATTGAGCTATCCAAGTTTGGAACTTTTACATGTGATAAAAGCCCATCCAGGAACTTGTATATGTATTGAATTTGATCCTACTGGACGCTATTTTGCAACTGGTTCAGCAGATGCTCTTGTTTCATTGTGGGATGCTGATGAATTGTGTTGCCTAAGAACATTTTCTCGTTTAGACTGGCCAGTAAGAACTATATCATTTTCACACGATGGTAGGCTATTGGCAGCTGCTTCTGAAGATTTAGTTATAGACATAGGTGAAGTCGAATCAGGTGAAAAGGTGACTGATATCCCTGTAGAAGCTGCCACATTTACAGTTGCATGGCATCCTAAACAATATTTGCTTGCTTATGCTTGTGATGATAAGGATAATTATGATAGGAAAAGAGATGCTGGtagtttaaaagtttttggATTTCCTAATGAgagttaa
- the LOC100118066 gene encoding LARGE xylosyl- and glucuronyltransferase 1 isoform X2: protein MVRPWVGWLCILLFISMVFYLYLSINAPIIRNPYLASKTLDVSKNRDLQKTFYHVNPLNHGELFVSNKAKDCSTIHIAIVCAGYNSTVTLVTTVKSILFYRTKPLHFHIMVDEIALKTLNVLFTTWDIPHVAVSYYKAEEWIPKVAWIPNKHYSGVYGLLKLILPDAIRESKIIVLDTDVTVLNDVTLLWELFNNFNQEQVLGLVENQSNWYIKPSLYSTRPWPALGRGFNSGVMLMDLQKLRAKSFAKLWEHTAAVVLKDILETSLADQDIINAVIKNNPKFVYTIDCIWNVQLSDHALSENCYSNADQLNIIHWNSPRKQNVRHKYTHDFRKMHQVFLELDGNLLRRRLFGCQTNDEASQLNERDLCFKFKEGATIIYRTHTFFLEFEYNIVNSADILLATQCSIERVALLEELAKHWPGVISIALYLSDNEVQSFLDFVQNSEELRNRKNIAYHIVYKEGEFYPVNYLRNVAMTHITLPYIFQIDIDFLPQIGLHRILMNYIIQLNSSELQQIALVIPAFETQRYRFTYPSSKADLLKYWDHGVLYTFRYHVWPQGHAPTNFSVYRNATEPYEISWEPDFEPYIVVLRSAPTYDTRFIGFGWNKVSYITHLTALGYRCLKKLKDTFVQDLLGKYGDTAMTNLKKMFLTKEEKNHQNVTNQRSLRSIRQSISILYTPVP, encoded by the exons ATGGTACGACCATGGGTAGGATGGCTCTGTATCctactttttatttcgatgGTATTCTATTTATATCTATCAATAAATG CACCAATCATACGAAATCCATATTTAGCCTCAAAGACTTTGGATGTGTCGAAAAATAGAGACCTACAGAAGACTTTTTATCACGTTAATCCATTAAATCATGGAGAACTCTTTGTTAGCAATAAA GCAAAAGATTGTTCTACAATTCATATTGCCATAGTATGCGCTGGCTACAATTCTACAGTCACTTTAGTGACTactgtaaaatcaattttattttatcgtaCCAAACCTTTACATTTTCATATAATGGTAGATGAGATTGCTTTAAAAACTCTTAATGTTCTTTTTACCACTTGGGACATCCCACATG TTGCAGTGTCGTATTATAAAGCTGAAGAATGGATTCCTAAAGTAGCATGGATTCCAAATAAACATTATTCAGGAGTTTATGGGTTACTAAAGTTGATTCTACCTGATGCAATACGAGAAAGCAAAATAATAGTTTTAGATACAGATGTAACAGTTCTCAATGATGTTACTTTACTTTGGGAGTTATTCAACAATTTCAATCAAGAACAAGTCTTGGGATTGGTTGAAAATCAAAGTAACTGGTACATAAAACCTTCTCTTTATAGTACACGTCCTTGGCCAGCTTTAGGAAGAGGCTTCAATTCAGGAGTTATGCTGATGGATTTACAGAAATTACGTGCCAAAAGTTTTGCTAAATTGTGGGAACATACAGCTGCAGTAGTTTTAAAAGATATATTAGAAACTAGTTTAGCTGACCAAGATATTATTAACGCAGTTATTAAAAACAACCCCAAGTTTGTTTATACAATAGATTGTATATGGAATGTTCAACTAAGTGATCATGCATTGAGTGAAAATTGTTATAGTAATGCTGATCAATTAAAT attatccATTGGAATTCTCCAAGAAAACAAAATGTTAGACACAAGTATACACATGACTTTAGGAAAATGCATCAGGTTTTTCTAGAACTTGATGGAAATTTATTAAGAAGACGATTGTTTGGTTGTCAAACAAATGACGAAGCAAGTCAG CTTAATGAGCGAGATCTATGTTTCAAATTCAAAGAAGGAGCAACGATAATATATAGAACACACACTTTCTTTCTTGAGTTTGAATACAACATTGTCAATTCAGCTGACATTCTACTGGCCACACAATGTAGTATTGAAAGAGTGGCACTTTTGGAAGAACTAGCCAAACACTGGCCTGGGGTAATAAGTATTGCTCTCTACCTATCTGATAATGAAGTACAAAGTTTCCTGGATTTTGTGCAAAATTCTGAAGAATTgagaaatcgaaaaaatataGCATATCATATTGTTTATAAAGAAGGg gAATTTTATCCCGTCAATTATTTGAGAAATGTTGCCATGACACACATTACTCTTCcatatatatttcaaatagACATTGACTTTCTACCTCAAATTGGATTGCAtagaattttaatgaattatatCATCCAGTTGAATTCCTCAGAACTTCAGCAAATTGCTCTTGTCATTCCTGCTTTTGAAACTCAGAGATACAG GTTCACTTATCCTTCATCAAAAGCAgatcttttaaaatattgggATCACGGAGTATTATATACATTTCGCTATCATGTATGGCCTCAAGGGCATGCACCAACTAATTTCTCTGTTTACCGAAATGCAACAGAACCTTATGAAATTTCTTGGGAGccggattttgaaccttaCATCGTCGTTTTGAGATCTGCGCCTACTTACGATACAAGGTTTATTGGTTTTGGATGGAATAAAGTATCCTATATAACGCATTTGACAGCTTTAGGTTATAG GtgcttgaaaaaattgaaggaTACGTTTGTTCAAGATCTGCTGGGAAAATACGGAGACACGGCCATGacaaatttaaagaaaatgtttCTTACCAAAGAAGAAAAGAATCATCAGAATGTCACAAACCAAAGATCTCTTCGGAGCATAAGACAATCGATTAGTATTCTGTATACACCCGTGCCTTAA